The Chanos chanos chromosome 3, fChaCha1.1, whole genome shotgun sequence genome segment GCAGTTGGTGTTCTCAATCACGTCCGCGCAGAGGCTTCATAACCTCCAAGGGTTGCACTACGTgagtaatacacacacgcacatacacttcTAACGCGTGTTATCCGTTGGGCGGTTTTATGGTTCTGacaaactatttttaaaaagtcGAAGATACAGCAGCGCGGCCGTTATTACGTTGCAAGGACCACACATTTCCTGATACAGGAATTCTGGTGAAGAGCTCCAGACTTCTGGGTGACGATTTCACATATCCATTGGGATTTATTAGGCATTTTTTATTGTGAGGGGAGAGTCCCCAAAAGGTAACAAAAGACATTCTAAGTCCGTCTCGGAACCATGGCAGAGACCGCGGCAGCTCCAGCATCCAAACCAAAGAAGACGAAAGCCCCCAAGAAAACGGCTTCTCACCCCAAATACTCGGACATGATCAAAGCGGCCATTGTCGCAGATAAGAGTCGCGGCGGAGCGTCCCGGCAGTCTATTCAAAAGTACATCAAAAGTCACTACAAGGTAGGAGACAACGCCGACTCGCAGGTCAAACTCTCCCTCAAACGGCTGGTGGCCAGCGGACTTCTGCGGCACACCAAGGGCATCGGCGCGTCTGGCTCCTTTAAACTGGCCAAAGCCGAAGACGTGAAGAAACCAGCGAAGCCCAAAACGGTCGTGAAAGCCAAGAAACCAGCCGTCAAAGCTGCCAAACCGAAAAAGGCACCTAAACCTAAGAAGGTGGCCAAGTCCCCCGCCAAGGCGAAAAAGAGCAAAGCGGTAGAgaagaaagtgaagaaaagcacagagaagaagaaatctCCGGTGAAAAGCGCCAAGAAAGTGGCGAAGAAGGCAAAGGTGGCGAAACCGGCGAAAGCCAGCAAACCCAAGAAAGTGAAAACGGCGAAACCCAAAGCCAAGACTGCGACCAAGAAAGCAGGCAAGAAGAAATGAGTCCGGGAGAAGAGGGGAAGGCGACACCGCCGCACACCCAGGACACACACGCTGACGAATAAAAACACCCACATGAACTCTCTGTAAATAGactttttgaggaaaaaaatgtttggtaCAGCCTATGTAACATTATTTTTGTATATGGTCTCTGTGCGGACTTTAGCACCATTTAAGgttttttctccatcatctgCACTGCCGTGACAGTAAGATCTGTTAAAATTGTTTAAGGTCACACACTGCTGCAGAACTACGGTGGCATTACGGTTGCTACTATTTGTCTTTAATTCCCCAATAACAGACTTGAATTAAAAAGGACCTTCGAcgattaaacacaaacaaacactaataTACGACTTGCTTAGAACTTTTGGACTGTTATTGCAATAATGGAAACAGAAAAATCGGCCTCAGAAGGACATTATAACGAAGGATATGACTGATGAATAGTCTTTTGAAAACCGCAATACGGACTGAACCGAACTGAAGCGGCCAGGACGGTGACTGTTtgttcaacatttttaaaatgaaatgttaatattaCATTAGTGTATGGTTTGTTCTGAAATGCCCATTATGTGTAGGCCTAGTAACTCATCTGAACGCCTTTATACTGGACAAACAATAAACTTTTCGCATCTTCTAAACCAGTCGTATTCATTATAAGCGCGCGATCTCTATGTCtctgcgcgtgtatgtgtgtgcgtgcgtgtgtgtttgagagtctGTTAGGAAGCGACACGAGGATAGATGCACACTGCGCTTTTGTTTGAATAATTTACGGAATATGAGTAAATGGACGCACCATTGTATGGACTGACTCTAGTCGTAGTGTAGCGGCATTTTTTTGCACGCTTTGAGTTCCCAAAGACCTCCCTGGAACGGGGCTGAGGGTGAGGGAGAAATCGTTGTAATTTGGCTACACCGCCAGAGGGAGGCGCAACTCTGTTGTGCTCCATCAGTTCAGAACAACGCTCTGACCACAGAATGGAATCAGTAaaactgtgagagagatttaatgaagaaaacatgaaaactttACGCAAAAGAATGACTATCAGCTGCACATTTTATACGGCAGGAAaacatggctgaagtgcccttaaCCCCCACTCAACcccatctgcccccccccccccccccccccccccctcccccgaggtgtgctgcccactgctcctgcgcctagtggttgtgtgtgctcagtactggtgtgtgtagggatgggttaaatacagaggtcaaattcactgctcactgccaCTGTGCGATCACggagatttaatcttaatcttaatcttagaCCGAGACCCACGTAGTCTGCATTTAAAGTAGGCCTATGTATGCAGCACAGACACAATTCTCACAGATCTGCGATGGATGACCTGTAGCGTCGCTAttaaatcgttttttttttttaagattgatTTTTTTCGTTAGTTTACCGAATTGTATATATCCCCCGTAAACcacaaaactgaatttaaacaCATTAACGTCACGACTGCATGGTTACTCAAGACCTGTCCAGTTCTTCTGACTCATTGAGGCGCtgtgctgccatctagtgtttATACTTTGAACTGCATCGGCGCGTCTACTACGGCACCGTTCCTGGAATTCACCATATTAACACACTTAAAATATGCATCACTGCGTTCTGCAGGGTCCACTGATCCAGTTAGAACAGGAGTATTCAATTACGGATTGCAGTGGACTGGGTTTCAAAACCATGTCCTATTCATTGGCGTGACATTTTCGGAAGCCATTCacttattttcatttatgtaaCTGACTTTTTTGGCTAGAACTTACAATGAAGAATCAAGCAATTAACAATGTTGTAAATCAGAGCAATATATAGGGTAAAACATCCAGTGCTGTTAtatcactgacactcactgaatgCCTTTTGACTCAAACAGGGACTAACAGTTCTCTGTTCCTCAGTCCGACTGTGGTTCCCTTTGGGCCACTGGAGGTCGCTCTTGTCCCGGATCCAACCCGCGGGTCCGCTATTCTTATCGGCCTGAGTTATCCACTACTGTAATTCACAACACAATTTATGACTCGACAGAAGCCAAGTGGAGAATGTAATATAAGGCCTGAAGTTAGCCTGCCTGGAGGTTCCGTATCCTGGAGTAAACTGGAGAGACTGGCAAAAACGCACCACTTAAACACTGGCAAATCGTCTTTACGGGGGACATAAACCATTCACCCAATAATCATGCAGCACGTTTACAGGTCTGTGTCACAGAGCCACCGGTCCTCTCGTAACTGAAGCCAGtgtcttcacagacacacaggtacCCCCAGGGGCCCATGCCCCTGCACCATTCAGCCTAAGCGCAAATCCGACACCCCGACGGTCATGTTCAGAGGTTCCTGATTGGTCCCTGATTGGTCAGacaaaacgtgtgtgtgtgtgtgtgatttgttttgttttttggaggagggggggtctTAGGACACCCCAGTCCAGGACTAATCTCATTTAAATGCAgagattcattcactcattcttttGTTCATTCGTGGGTAACAGCACCACACCCCAATAGAACAGCGCAATTCAAAACCCAACGACAGTCAGTAGCACTGTTACAGCCTCACAGCCTCCTGACCCCTCTCTGTCAGTCAACAGGTGTTTTTACGACCAAACAAACGCCTCAGAATGAGCACTCACCCACagtcagaggaaaaaaggtTTTATTAGAAAATGTCTCCAGGACACTGcctgtttctgttcatttaaaaagcattCTGAGATGACAGAACCAGGGATGGACCAGAGAAGAGCAGGTTTTTGGAGTATGGCCCCAGAGTTCacattctcttcattttgtttactgtgcatgacctttgaccttgacCCTGAATGACACCTGTTGTGGACTCGATGAGTTTGATTACTAAATTATTACTAAATGATAATTGATGAGTTTGATTACTAAAcactaacagtaaaacattCTCTATTTGATGGTCAGCGTGTGGAGTTaggactaaacacacacacaactgtcttTGAttattaaccacacacacacacacacacacacacacacactaaagttCAGATGTCAAATGCTTCAGTCACTGGTtatatggctgtgtgtgtttgtgtgtgagtgtctgtgtgtgtatgtgcgtatgtgtgtgtgtgtgtgtgtgtgtggtgtgtgtgtgtgtgtgtgtgtgtgtagctgaaaTGTGTGGAGGTTGTTGTGGCTTCGGCAAACGTCCTACAATGTcccattgaattgaattttagGTCAAGGGGTTAACCACAGGAGTCCTTGAGGTCAAAAGTGTGAGGTCAAAGTAGTATGATGGTCATGGGCTAACAAGAGAatccattttgtgtgtgcgtgtgtgtgtgttctccctcAGTGACCAGTGAAGCACCCAAACCAATGCTTTtgtctgacagaaaacaaaatggaaagacagaatgtcagtcagtgtgtatttcagagagagagtgtgtgtgtgtgtgtgtgtgtcaaagagagtgtgtgtgttatttgtttcGGCTGATTGCTCTGTACAGGGCGTATCCAAGGACCGTTGCCATGGCAGCACCAAGAGTGACACGCAGCCAAAACGATGTACTACTCATGTCCGAACCGTTCAGGtgcctgcagacagacagacagagagagacagacacacaaacaggcagacacataaacggagagagagagacaggcagacacacaaacagacagacagacagcgagagacaggcagacacacaaacagacagagagagacagtcggacacacaaacgcacaggaagagacagacagacacacaaacagacagagagagacagtcagacagacagacagacagacagacagacagacacacaaacacacagtgagagagacagacgcacagacagacaaacacacaagacagagggagacgGGCAGACACAcgaacagacagagacagagagacacacagacagagagagacagtcagacacacaaacacacggggagagacagacagacacacaaacacacagggagagacagacagacacacagacagacagagagagacagacagacacacaaacacacagggagagacagacagacacacagagagagacagacagacacacaaacagacaaatacagaacattagTCAACAGAACAATTCAGTCTGAATCTGTGAGTttaagtatatatgtgtgtctaagtatatgtgtgtgatggtaagTGTTTGTGCGTATTTCCATAGCTGCCCAGGCCAGTTTGCTGtagatgtgggagtgtgtgtgtgtatattgtgtgtataaatatatatatatatatgtgtgtgtgtgtgtgtgtgtatatgtttgtgtgcgcgtgtgtgtgtacgtacgggTACATAGCTGCCCAGGCCAGTTTGCTGtagatgtgggagtgtgtgtgtgtgtgtgtatatgtgtgtgtgtgtgtacgtacgggTACATAGCTGCCCAGGCCAGTTTGCTGtagatgtgggagtgtgtgtgtgtgtgtgtatatgtgtgtgtgtgtgtacgtacgggTACATAGCTGCCCAGGCCAGTTTGCTGtagatgtgggagtgtgtgtgtgtgtgtgtatatgtgtgtgtgtgtgtacgtacaggTACATAGCTGCCCAGGCCAGTTTGCTGtagatgtgggagtgtgtgtgtgtgtgtgtgtgtgtgtgtgtgtgtgtacgtacgggTACATAGCTGCCCAGGCCAGTTTGCTGtagatgtgggagtgtgtgtgtgtgtgtgtgtgtgtgtgtgtgtgtgtgtgtacgtacgggTACATAGCTGCCCAGGCCAGTTTGCTGtagatgtgggagtgtgtgtgtgtgtgtgtgtgtgtgtacgtacgggTACATAGCTGCCCAGGCCAGTTTGCTGtagatgtgggagtgtgtgtgtgtgtgtgtgtgtgtacgtacgggTACATAGCTGCCCAGGCCAGTTTGCTGtagatgtgggagtgtgtgtgtgtgtgtgtgtgtgtgtacgtacgggTACATAGCTGCCCAGGCCAGTTTGCTGtagatgtgggagtgtgtgtgtgtgtgtgtgtatatgtgtgtgtgtgtgtacgtacgggTACATAGCTGCCCAGGCCAGTTTGCTGtagatgtgggagtgtgtgtgtgtgtgtgtgtgtgtatatgtgtgtgtgtgtgtacgtacgggTACATAGCTGCCCAGGCCAGTTTGCTGtagatgtgggagtgtgtgtgtgtgtgtgtgtgtgtgtgtatatgtgtgtgtacgtacgggTACATAGCTGCCCAGGCCAGTTTGCTGtagatgtgggagtgtgtgtgtgtgtgtgtgtgtatatgtgtgtgtgtgtgtacgtacgggTACATAGCTGCCCAGGCCAGTTTGCTGtagatgtgggagtgtgtgtgtgtgtgtgtgtgtgtgtgtgtgtgtacgtacgggTACATAGCTGCCCAGGCCAGTTTGCTGtagatgtgggagtgtgtgtgtgtgtgtgtgtgtgtgtgtacgtacgggTACATAGCTGCCCAGGCCAGTTTGCTGtagatgtgggagtgtgtgtgtgtgtgtgtgtgtgtgtgtacgtacgggTACATAGCTGCCCAGGCCAGTTTGCTGtagatgtgggagtgtgtgtgtgtgtgtgtgtgtgtgtacgtacgggTACATAGCTGCCCAGGCCAGTTTGCTGtagatgtgggagtgtgtgtgtgtgtgtgtgtgtacgtacgggTACATAGCTGCCCAGGCCAGTTTGCTGtagatgtgggagtgtgtgtgtagactgctGAAGGGTTGAGGAGCAGGAAGTCGGTGCTTGTAGCAGAATTCCGACGGACTCATTCCGTGATGCTGTTTCACCTCAGGAAGATCACACTTACACGCCACCAACACACACGGAATACCACTGTCCATATAGTGCTcctacagaaacagagagagagagagagagagagagggagagagagagagagagagagagagagagaaggagggagagagagagagaaggagggagagagagagagggtgagggagagagagagagagagaaggagggagagagagaaggaaagggaaagagagacagagagagagagagaagggggtacGGAGAAAAGTATCAGTTCTGTCATGagaaatgtgtgtaatatacgtgtgtgtgtgtactgtgtgtgtgtgtgtgtgtgtgtgtgagtgcatgtgtggtgtgtgtgcggtgtgtgtgtgtgtgtactgtgtgtgtgtgtgtgtgtgtgtgtgtgtacgtggtgtgtgtgtgtgtgtacgtggtgtgtgtgtgtgtgtgtgtaatgtgtgtgtgtgaatacctTGTAAATACTGGCGCAGTAGTTGAAGGAGTTTGGGTCGCTGACGTCATACATGAGACAGGCCACGTCACACGCCGCGTCCGCTGCCTTCAGGAACTCCATCTCCACGTCCACTTCATACAGCTGCcatgacaagacacacacacacacacacacacacaggtcagggGTGTGAGGGGCAGCTCGTTACCGTGGTGACGGGGGTGGGGGTACTTACGATGAGATATTTCTCCTGGTTTGCCACAGTCACTGTGTTTATGGTGTAGAGGGAAAAAACACCTGACGAATCACTgagtctctgaaacacacacacacacacacacagacacacacacagacgtacacacagacgcacacacacacacacacacacagacgcacacacagacgcatacgcgcacacacacacacacgcagatgcacacgcacacacacacgcacacacagacgcacacgcacacacacacacacatttaaggtCAGTCTTGTTGAATGAATTCAGTGCATTTCAGTGAGTATATTTAATAGCAGTGCTGGATTATCTCTGTCATTCTCCCTCATTAATCATCACACTGTTCCCACTGTCTGACACAAGGAAAcagctgtctgactgtctgacacaggacacagggaaacagctgtctgactgtctgacacaggacacagggaaacagctgtctgactgtctctcacaggacacagggaaacagctgtctgactgtctgacacaGGACACAGGGAAACAGCTGTCTGACACAGGACACAGGGAAAcagctgtctgactgtctgacacaGGACACAGGGAAACAGCTGTCTGACACAGGACACAGGGAAAcagctgtctgactgtctgacacaggacagagggaaacagctgtctgactgtctgactgtttaCACAGGTAAGCAGGTGTCTCACCGTTAGGCTCCGCCCCAGAAAGGCCTGCAGGAAGGCTGTCTTCCCCGTGCCTCGTGGCCCTATCACTTTACACAGAAACACGGAGCGCTGCGTCTGCCCTTTCTCCAAGTCCAGGGTCTTCTCCCTGgtcactgcacacacacgttaaacacacacatgttacacatcataaacacacacacacacattaaacacacacgttacacattataaacacacacacacacattaaacacacacatgttacacattataaacacacacacacacattaaacacacacatgttacacattataaacacacacacacattaaacacacacatgttacacattataaacacacacacacattaaacacacacatgttacacattataaacacacacacacattaaacacacacatgttacacattataaacacacacacacattaaacacacacgttacacattataaacacacacacacacattaaacacacacatgttacacattataaacacacacacacacattaaacacacacatgttacacattataaacacacacacacacattaaacacacacatgttacacattataaacacacacacacattaaacacacacatgttacacattataaacacacacacacacacacacattaaacacacacatgttacacattataaacacacacacacattaaacacacacatgttacacattatagacacacacacacattaaacacacacatgttacacattataaacacacacacacattaaacacacacgttacacattataaacacacacacacattaaacacacacgttacacattataaacacacacacacacacacattaaacacacacatgttacacattataaacacacacacacacattaaacacacacatgttacacattataaacacacacacacattaaacacacacatgttacacattataaacacacacacacattaaacacacacatgttacacattataaacacacacacacattaaacacacacatgttacacattataaacacacacacacattaaacacacacgttacacattataaacacacacacacattaaacacacacgttacacattataaacacacacacacacattaaacacacacgttacacattataaacacacacacacacattaaacacacacatgttacacattataaacacacacacacacattaaacacacacatgttacacattataaacacacacacacattaaacacacacatgttacacattataaacacacacacacacattaaacacacacatgttacacattataaacacacacacacattaaacacacacgttacacattatagacacacacacacattaaacacacacgttacacattataaacacacacacacattaaacacacacatgttacacattataaacacacacacacattaaacacacacatgttacacattataaacacacacacacattaaacacacacgttacacattataaacacacacacacattaaacacacacgttacacattataaacacacacacacattaaacacacacatgttacacattataaacacacacacacattaaacacacacatgttacacattataaacacacacacacattaaacacacacgttacacattataaacacacacacacattaaacacacacgttacacattataaacagATATACACAAgtcacacattataaacatacacacgttacacattataaacacacacacgtttcatattataaacacacacacgttacacattacacacacacacgtttcatattttaaaacacacacgttacacattataaacacacacacacacacgttacacgcACACGTTagacattataaacacacacacgtttcatattataaacacacacacacacgttacacacacacgttacacattataaacacacacacgttacacattacacacacacgttacacattacacatacatacgttacacattatgaacacacacacacacacgctacacattaaacacacacacgttacacattacacatacatacgttacacattaaacacacacacgttacacattacacatacatacgttACACATTACATATACATACGCTACacattatgaacacacacacacacatacgttacacattaaacacacacacgttacacattacacacacatacgttacacattaaaaacacacacgttacacGTGTTTTGTACATGTTGGCTGATTTTGGGGCTTTTGTTAGATGTTCTGAAAACAGAACCGTTCTGTTCTACAAGATCCATGAAATCAATTCAAATGACATCACAGACCTGTCGGAGGGTGTGGCCCTCTCTCAGTGTGGTGTAGGAactgtggaggtgtgtgtttacctgtgatAGCTGAAGTCTGTGAGTCTTGTTCTGTCAGGATTGGGTGACCAAGGTAACCCAAGTATTCCAGGCACCGATGGATGTCCAGGTACGCCGACAGCCTacacaaaccaaccaatcaaagcAGAGGACCCTGATAAAATGGCCAATAAATATTAAGCATATTAATCTGTCACCTGTGTTTCAGTTCACTTTACTGTTATAGTAtttggttagtgtgtgtttatgttgtgtgagTCACAGGCTGAGAGAGCAGgagataaaggtgtgtgtgtgtttttagtcaCATTGACGGCGGTTAAAACGAAGGAAAGAGGTGAGAAAATATTTCGTTGCCACATCCACCTTTGGTGATTCTACATTCAGCACTCAAACTGTACTCAGTAAAAACTTATCAAATAACTTTACCCttagccccgcccacagccccACCCTTAACCCTGCCCACGACCCTGCCCACAGCCCCGCCCTTAACCCTGACCACAGCCCCGCCCTCAGCCCTGCCCACAGCCCCGCCCTCAACCCTGACCACAGCCCCGCCCTCAGCCCTGCCCACGACCCCGCCCTTAACCCTACCCACAGCCCCGCCCTTAACCCTACCCACAGCCCCGCCCTCAGCCCTGCCCTTAACCCTGCCCACAGCCCCACCCTTAACCCTGCCCACGGCCCCGCCCTCAGCCCTGCCCACAGCCCCGCCCTCAACCCTGACCACAGCCCCGCCCATAACCCTGCCCACGACCCCGCCCCTCTCTTACGTCCATTGGCAGAGGTAGCCATGCAGAGGGATGTAGTTCTGATCTGTGGTGGGGACAGCTGTGTACACATCTGCACCCCAAGGCATGTAGGGAAATACACTAAACAAGCTCTTCAGCTCCGCAGGAGACAGGGCAGAGTCCTTatcctacagacagacagacagacagacagacagagcgagagagagagagagagagagagagagagagagagagagagagagagacacacacagagcgagacagagagagagagagagagggagagacagggagagagagagagagagagagagagacagagagacagagagagagggaagagagagagagggaaggagggagagaaagggagggagggagagagagagagagagagagagagagatcagtgacCAGCTGAGTATTTCTTCTATCTATCAGCAGCTTGTGTAGGTGAATAGTTCTGTGTAGATGTATAGTTCTGTGTAGATGTATGGTTCTGTGTAGGTGTATGGTTCTGTGTAGGTGTATGGTTCTGTGTAGGTGAATAGTTCTGTGTAGATGTATAGTTCTGTGTAGATGTATAGTTCTGTGTAGATGTATAGTTCTGTGTAGATGTATAGTTCTGTGTAGATGTATAGTTCTGTGTAGGTGTATAGTTCTGTGTAGGTGAATAGTTCTGTGTAGATGTATAGTTTTGTGTAGGTGTATAGTTCTGTGTAGATGTATAGTTCTGTGTAGATGTATAGTTCTGTGTAGATGTATAGTTCTGTGTAGGTGTATAGTTCTGTGTAGATGTATAGTTCTGTGTAGATGTATAGTTCTGTGTAGATGTGCACTTTAACACATGCAGATCACGCCAACACTGTTACACGTGGACACACACGGAGCTTGAAGAGCAGGGTGTGATGTCATAAGGACACACCTCACTGATCATGTGATCAGAGTGAGTAATGCCGGCGTTAAAGAACACGTTACCTCATCATACTTCTCAAAGAGTCTCTGTAGGAACTGGTAACCCAGGTGATTCAATTCTGTGGTGCAGCCCACAGGAACGCGcaacctggacacacacacacctcacacacacacacacacacacacgcgcacacacacacacacacacacacacacattacacacacacacacacacacacacacacacacacacacacaccagatgccacacaaaaaaaccccaagagaACACGTAAGAACACATACTTGCATTCAACGCACACACAACGTCCCATACTAAAATGTGCAATACAGTGtgtgctgttcacacacacacagagacacactcacggTGGGTAGAGATAATCGTCTGTGAGCTCCAGTGTGTCATCGTAGCCAAATTTTCGGAGGATTGTCCACGTGGTCTCATGGCGACCTCTCTGAATGAACAGGGTGTTCAGAAACAGaaaccctaaacacacacagacacacacacacacacaacacaacacacacacacacacacaaatcagtaaTGATCCTTCTGATGTAGTCTGGTATTATTTAATACTCATGTTTAAATTCCTTCTCCTCtaaatcctctctctgtccccacggCACAACCTTCCATTATAACCCTGAGGTTCCACTGTAAGAGAACtgagacgtgtgtgtggtgtgtgtgtgtgtgtgtgtgtatagtgtgtgtgtagtgtgtgtgtagtgtagtgtgtgtgtgtgtgtgcgtgtgtctgtgtgtatctgtgtctgtgtgtgcgtgtgtgtctgtgtgtatctgtgtgtgtatgtgtgtgtgtgtgtgtgtgtgtgtgtatgtgtgtgtgtgtgtatgtgtgtgtgtgtgtagagtagtgtgtgtgtgtgtgtgtgtgtgtgtatgtgtgtgtgtgtgtatgtgtgtgtgtgtagagtagtgtgtgtgtgtgtatgtgtgtgtgtgtgtatgtgtgtagtgtagtgtgtgtgtgtgtgtgtgtgtatgtgtgtgtgtgtgtagtgtgtgtgtgtagtgtgtgtgtgtagtgtgtgtgtgtgtgtgtgtgtgtagtgtgtgtgtgtagtgtgtgtgtgtatgtgtgtatatgtgtgtgtgtgtagtgtagtgtgtgtgtagtgtgtgtgtgtgtgtagtgtgtgtgtagtgtagtgtgtgtgtagtgtgtgtgtagtgtagtgtgagtgtgtgtgtatgtgtgtgtagtgtgtgtgtgtagtgtagtgtgtgtgtgtgtgtgtgtgtgtcataccgTCCAGAGTGAGTCCGTTGTCCTGAACTCCATTACTAGTATTTTTCCACACGACTGTTTTCACGTCCTCCAGCGCCTGAGGAGCCAACGGGTTCCCGAAGCACAgtttctacaaacacacacacacacacacacacacacacattaca includes the following:
- the rhot2 gene encoding mitochondrial Rho GTPase 2 isoform X2 translates to MKRDVRILLLGEPKVGKTSLIMSLVGEEFPEQVPLRAEEITIPADVTPEKVPTHIVDYSESEQTDEALREEIVKANVVCVVYDVTQEDTIDKIKTKWIPLVNGGAEKGSKIPIILVGNKSDLRSGSSMETILPIMNQFSEIETCVECSAKNLKNISELFYYAQKAVLHPTAPLYDPENKQLKPQCVRALSRIFTISDQDNDHILSDAELNSFQKLCFGNPLAPQALEDVKTVVWKNTSNGVQDNGLTLDGFLFLNTLFIQRGRHETTWTILRKFGYDDTLELTDDYLYPPLRVPVGCTTELNHLGYQFLQRLFEKYDEDKDSALSPAELKSLFSVFPYMPWGADVYTAVPTTDQNYIPLHGYLCQWTLSAYLDIHRCLEYLGYLGHPILTEQDSQTSAITVTREKTLDLEKGQTQRSVFLCKVIGPRGTGKTAFLQAFLGRSLTVRHLDSSGVFSLYTINTVTVANQEKYLILYEVDVEMEFLKAADAACDVACLMYDVSDPNSFNYCASIYKEHYMDSGIPCVLVACKCDLPEVKQHHGMSPSEFCYKHRLPAPQPFSSLHTHSHIYSKLAWAAMYPHLNGSDMSSTSFWLRVTLGAAMATVLGYALYRAISRNK
- the rhot2 gene encoding mitochondrial Rho GTPase 2 isoform X3, yielding MKRDVRILLLGEPKVGKTSLIMSLVGEEFPEQVPLRAEEITIPADVTPEKVPTHIVDYSESEQTDEALREEIVKANVVCVVYDVTQEDTIDKIKTKWIPLVNGGAEKGSKIPIILVGNKSDLRSGSSMETILPIMNQFSEIETCVECSAKNLKNISELFYYAQKAVLHPTAPLYDPENKQLKPQCVRALSRIFTISDQDNDHILSDAELNSFQKLCFGNPLAPQALEDVKTVVWKNTSNGVQDNGLTLDGFLFLNTLFIQRGRHETTWTILRKFGYDDTLELTDDYLYPPLRVPVGCTTELNHLGYQFLQRLFEKYDEDKDSALSPAELKSLFSVFPYMPWGADVYTAVPTTDQNYIPLHGYLCQWTLSAYLDIHRCLEYLGYLGHPILTEQDSQTSAITVTREKTLDLEKGQTQRSVFLCKVIGPRGTGKTAFLQAFLGRSLTVRHLLTCVFSLYTINTVTVANQEKYLILYEVDVEMEFLKAADAACDVACLMYDVSDPNSFNYCASIYKEHYMDSGIPCVLVACKCDLPEVKQHHGMSPSEFCYKHRLPAPQPFSSLHTHSHIYSKLAWAAMYPHLNGSDMSSTSFWLRVTLGAAMATVLGYALYRAISRNK
- the rhot2 gene encoding mitochondrial Rho GTPase 2 isoform X4, which encodes MKRDVRILLLGEPKVGKTSLIMSLVGEEFPEQVPLRAEEITIPADVTPEKVPTHIVDYSESEQTDEALREEIVKANVVCVVYDVTQEDTIDKIKTKWIPLVNGGAEKGSKIPIILVGNKSDLRSGSSMETILPIMNQFSEIETCVECSAKNLKNISELFYYAQKAVLHPTAPLYDPENKQLKPQCVRALSRIFTISDQDNDHILSDAELNSFQKLCFGNPLAPQALEDVKTVVWKNTSNGVQDNGLTLDGFLFLNTLFIQRGRHETTWTILRKFGYDDTLELTDDYLYPPLRVPVGCTTELNHLGYQFLQRLFEKYDEDKDSALSPAELKSLFSVFPYMPWGADVYTAVPTTDQNYIPLHGYLCQWTLSAYLDIHRCLEYLGYLGHPILTEQDSQTSAITVTREKTLDLEKGQTQRSVFLCKVIGPRGTGKTAFLQAFLGRSLTRLSDSSGVFSLYTINTVTVANQEKYLILYEVDVEMEFLKAADAACDVACLMYDVSDPNSFNYCASIYKEHYMDSGIPCVLVACKCDLPEVKQHHGMSPSEFCYKHRLPAPQPFSSLHTHSHTHTHSHIYSKLAWAAMYPHLNGSDMSSTSFWLRVTLGAAMATVLGYALYRAISRNK